The sequence below is a genomic window from Ciona intestinalis chromosome 1, KH, whole genome shotgun sequence.
AAGTTCTAAAATAATAGAGtataatgtggggtaagatggaacagtTTTAGCgattaatatccaaatatcatgatcgttttttaaacaattaaccatgGTCCATGAaagccgtgaggatactgttttaatgttcttagtttactactaaacgggacgaaaaaaatataacaaaaaggtgtttaatcttccccaccctactatacttgtacagtaaaattaaatttttgtctCATGTAATTGTATATATGGTTTCGAAATTTACAGCGTATATTCTTATCATGGTATTTACAatacaaaactacatttcGTTTTCGCTTTCGGCGATTATTCTGGTGCCTATTCTATTACACAATACGCCATATAACTTTAATCTGATTACACGTTAAAGTATTAGCATTACATTTTTGATACAAATATCTGTCAGTGCGGTACCAGACACGTGCTCTCGCCTAAACAGGTTTCAAACTGGTTAAAGAATCTGGTTTAACCTAACATCAAAATTTCCATGGTATTAGGTATATGATAGTGCGCCGTAATTAAATGATAGCGGAATTAAAAACTGGTTCTTAAAAGTGGTACACAGCATGTACATAcgaattaaaaaagaaaacctgtaaaattgttatttttcgcattttatatttttcttttcgaATATATTACTGAAGATCcgattatttaaagtttttcaaaCATCAAAGacaagggaattagcagcgaAACggcatatatttaaaacatgctatacGGGTAAAAATTATACTTGCGTTAAAAGGTCAAATATTAGCATGAACGTTAAACCCAGATTACACACTCAAACCATGAATTCAATCCTATATaagaatgttaaaaatgtttataatactttaatcTCTGggaaatttttacaaaaacatgcAACTTATGTTatctgtatatatagtaggtcgggggaagatgagacaccctTAGCACAAAAATATCCGAaagatcgcgttttaaacaattaacaaaagtctatgagagtcacaaagatacggttttagaattatttgaatttttttgtttactattaaatgtgacgataaaatagaatgataaggtgtcccatcttctcccaccctgctatacaaCTTTacctgaaaaatatttttgcgtCAAATCGGTTTTGCCtaacaaaaagtttatttattccttTCAAACACAGTAACAGAATTAATTTAACAGCGAAAATGTTGAAataagcagcaaaacgacGCTCGTTAAAAAACACGCTATAACAATTACTCAAAAAAGCGGTTACTGAACCTAAAATGCGGTATGATTGTTTTCTGAGATATAAAACGGTAACGGAATGCAAACGAAAAGTGGAACAAATTGATCATCCACGGGTGTAACGTCAATTTAAGTGTCATATAATTCCGAAAAGAGCTATACTAGTTTTTcggtttaatattaaaatgattACTTTGTAAAACTGGTTAGGATATATTTACGATTTCAAGCGAAGCCGTAAGTAAAGCTTTAATAACCAGTCCAGCAACAATTCATGCCCTGGGCCATTCTTGTCGGCGTATCGTCTGTAATGTTGTATACTGTGTAGTCAGATACACATTTCTTTGTGGTTTCGTATGTTAGGGTTGAACAAATAGCAAACGTATTATCTGATAATACAAAGAGACCACATTTCAGGCTGTTTGAAGAATTTTCCATTAAAGAACATATAAAAGTACGATAggactaaaaaataatatgtgccctaattttttttttaaagtaacatttatatttgcgATTCTGCATACcaaattagaataaaacaatatacctTTAACAGTACAAAACTTTCATTAATGTAACCCTGCATTTATTTGCAAATGTTTGCATTTCCGCCTTATAAAGGTTAGATGTAGTACATCATTTCTTTGAGGGCGTTGAATTGTTTATcgatgtttaaaatacgtacattaaattttagcaaatatttatttacggACGCGCTCGCTCATTAATATAGGAACACCGTCGTGGCATTTGAAATTAAGTTAGCGATCAATCTAAGGTGCTTTGGATAATAAAAAACTGTCATTTATTCTGTGGCTTAAATAAGCGTTCTTTGCCACAGGTAATAAGCGGatgtaaattatttacttTCGCATGGCTAGACAACTTTTTCCCTTCATAGACCTCGTATAGGTGTGCGTTTTTTCGCAGTCCCGACTAACAGAAATTATACGACCGAGTTACCCACATTTGGGGTAATCGCAAAGGTCAGCTAATCCGATGTGCAATGGCCCATCTCACCTTGGACCCACTGCCTGCCTGATCGCAGTGAAGGCCCTTGCACATGATGGGATATACTACTATACAACGACACCTAAAGGTCAGTTTACAGCAGCGAAGTTTCCAAATGGTGTCGCCACTGCGGCAAGTGATTTGAAAAACATTTCACGGATGAGTAGTCAGCAGATCGAAGCGTGCCGATCAGGAAACAGCAACATTTTACAGCTGTGTGTAGCGCGAATGGAATGCGAGAACAAAACAGATTTGGTTTAAACTAGGAAACGCAATTTCGACACACCGGATTCCGGAGATAACATATAGTTTGAAAAACATCACGTTCAAAACAGTTATGCTGCGACAGCCTTTAAAAGCAGTAGTTTCGTCATATATACAAGCagttattgtatttaaattaattaatgaatgaaagtaactttatcctcgcgtaacGGACTGCAACAGACATAACACAGGTGggcagtttcatacacctcgtgccagtatAGACcaacagttatatattttaaacttatttgtgCTTTAGGAAGGTCGAAAATAGTACATATAGACATGAGCAACAGTAGTATTACCGATATCTCGAATTTGCCGATTTCATCAAATTTACTAGCACCAGAAGAGCCAGCCGTTATTTCAGATGGTGAAACCCCTGGGACGGTCACGCCAATGCACACAGACACAATGTTGGTCACAATGTCAAGTGACGAAAAAGAAAGACGGAACCGAACCAACGTAAAACGTTTTTGGCTAAATTTGGACTTTGACTAAATAATCGAACTTTTATAGGCGAGGTTGAGTCGAATACCTTTGTTGTTCAAAGTAATAGG
It includes:
- the LOC101242212 gene encoding uncharacterized protein LOC101242212: MSNSSITDISNLPISSNLLAPEEPAVISDGETPGTVTPMHTDTMLVTMSSDEKERRNRTNARLSRIPLLFKVIGVVIFACIVVVATALGIYFAAENAKPTNTTFAIYYPETYDEIYYVNY